One Haloarchaeobius amylolyticus genomic window, GATCCTCTTCATCATCTGCAATTCTTGTAGCCCCGTCAATGCTGTTATCCACGAACTCTGGAATGGTGTCGATCAACTTCACGTCCCGAGTGATGATTTCGATAAAAAACTCTTTGACCGGATGGGCGTCGATATCAAATGTCCCTGAGTCTGAATCGCTCATGCTTTCTTCTTAAATAGGGTCTCTCCGTGCTACTGTAAAAATACTTTGCCAGTTATAGACAATCAAACGAAGTCGATTGGATTCCGTTTGCGTTCCTCTTTTAGGGTGAGATTCCCTAACCGTGATCTACGAGCTGTTCTTCCTGATCATCTCTATGGCAAGAGGTGTTCTGGATTCCAGTGGAGTCATCAATTACCCTCTCCAGATCTGTTTCAATAGGACCATCTGAGTTTGAGGTTTTGCCTCACGATAGTTAAGATCAGCCGCACTTGGGGCCTGTGGGAAAAATTCAAATACCTACTAGCTATTGCTAGATTTCAGATGGTAAGTTCTGACAAGGGGCTAAGAGACTTGGATCTCCCCGACGTCATCGAAACCTCTGACGTAGACTTTGCTGAGGAATTTTACAACCCTGCCCTTAGTGTCTCGGTAGAGTACAAGCGAGGTGTCGGCTACTTTACCAGCAATTGGTTTAAGCACGCTTCAAGAGGGCTGAAGGGTCTCGCGGAGAACGAAGGCACCGCCAAGTGGATAATCAGTCCAATACTGGAGGAAGAGGACTGGGAAGCCCTTCAGAAAGGGGAGGAAGCTAAACGAAGCCAGGAACTATACGACCGCCTCAAAAACTTGGTCTCCGACATTGAGGAGGGACTCGAAAAAGAGACCCAGAATACCATTGCGTGGATGATCGCTGACGGTCTTCTTGACATCAAGCTCGCAATCACCGGGGAAAACCTCTCCGGCGACTTCCACGACAAATGGGGAATCATGCGAGACGCCAACGACGACAAAATTGCCTTTCACGGCTCCCAAAACGACAGCAGCAAAGGATTCTCAAACTACGAATCCTACACTGTCTTCATTTCCTGGGACTCCGAACGCGAAGCAAACAAATTGGCAAAGCACGAGAGACGGTTCGACGATATCTGGGACAACGCCAAACGAGGGGTGTACAGCCTCTCACTGCCTGACAGTATCTCCCTCAACATAGCTGAACTACGGGATGACGACCGTCCCTACGACAACCCCTCTGAATCAAGGAAACTGACCAGCGCCTACCGCTGGCGTCACCAAGAAGTAGCAGTGAACAAGTTCCTGGAAAACGGTCACGGCATCCTCGACATGGCCACCGGAACCGGGAAAACCCGGACCTCCCTCAAAATCCTGAACCGCCTGCTAAGACAGGACGCCGTAGAGAACATCGTCGTCGCCACCCGAGGAAACGACCTCCTTGACCAATGGTACGACACCCTATCAGAGAGCTTCAGCGCAGACGAAATGTGGATCTACCAGGAATACGACGGCGACCACGACCTCAGCCAGTTCTTGACCAAGAACCGTGACAAGTTGGAAGCCCTGATCATCTCCTATGATAACCTACACGAAGTAATCGAAAACGATGTCAACAACAAAATCCCTCGAAGCCTGTTGATCGCGGACGAAGTCCACAACATCGGTAGCGACACACGACAAGCCAACTTGACCGGAAAACTCGAAGCCTTCAAACACCGGCTCGGCCTCAGCGCCACACCCTTCGACCCCTACGACCCGGACAGGAACGACTTCATACGAGACGAAGTAGGGCCCGTCGTCTACGAGTTCTCCGCCGAAGACGCAATCAAAAGAGGAATCCTCACCGAACTCGACTACACACCGCTCTTCTACGAACTCTCAGAAGAGGACAAGGAAGAGCAAAAAGCAGCGTTCGGCAAATACAGCGGCTTGAAACAGCAGAATCCGAACATCCCGAAAAGCCAGCTGTACATCATGCTGGCTAAGGTCCGGAAAACCTCCGAGGAGAAACTACCTGTCTTCCGAGAATACCTGGAGAACAACCCTGAAATCCTCGAGGGCTGCCTCATCTTCGTCGAGACAAAGGAGTACGGGCACAAGGTCCAGAAAATCATCCACAACCACACCAAGAGCTACCGGACCTACTACGGGGAAGACCCGGAGGAAACACTCGAAGCCTTCTCAAACGGCGATATCTCCACCCTTGTCAGCAGCAAGGCAATCTCCGAAGGCATCGACATCAAATCCGTGAAGAACATCATCCTGTTCACATCCAACCGTTCCAAAGGAACCACCATCCAGCGCATCGGCAGAGCACTCAGAACGGATCCTGATAACCCTGGGAAAACAGCTAACATAGTTGACTTTGTTGTCAGGAGTGACATCGAAGAAGAACCTGAGGACAACGAAGACGATGAGGATGACGAGGTCGACATACCCCCGGACAAGATTCGGTACGACTGGCTCAACGACCTCAGCAAAGTTTCAAAGGAGGAAAACTGACCCATGGCAAAACCAGAAGTCGAAGAAATCGTTGAAGAGGTAATGGAAAAACACGGTCAATCAGACGTGGTCAAGGAGAGATTCCTGAACTTCTACGAAAACGCGATAGAGGAAAACTTCGGCGGCAACGACCTGCAAGGACTGATTAACACAGTAGAACTCACCGAAGAGGAGAGACTCGATGGATCTTAGAATCACAGGCTTCCGGTACCACAACATCCGGGAGTTCAAAGACCTGGAAATCGACTTGACGCGAGACGGCGAGGACGCCCACCACATCTCGCTCGTCCAGATGCCTAACGGCACCGGAAAAACCACTACTATGGACCTGATCCGGACTGTCCTCGTAGGTAAGGATTTGAGTAAAAACAAGGAAGGAGAGCTCACCGTCTCAAACCTGGAACCCGAGGACTTCGACGCAATAGAAGGCTGGTTCGAAGCTGACTTCAAATCCAACGACACCCCGTTCACCTTCCGTCTGGAACTTGACTACGAAACCTACGACCACCAGTACCGGACCATCACCCCCAGCGAAACTGGCGGCGGGGATATGCTCGGCCACTCCCTACCCAACCACGAACTGAACACGATCATCAACGAGTCCTTCGCCAACTTATTCGTCTTCAACGGCGAGCTCACCCAAGACTTCATCCAAACCGGGAAAGACGAAGCCGAGAACGCCCTTAAAATCGTCAACTACCTCAACCGGATCGAGGATCAGAGGAACAAGATCCCCCAAGAAGTAGAAGAAAAACAGAACGAGGAAGAGGTCACAAGCGTCAAAAGCGAATCCGGTTACCGCAACCTCAAGGGTCGACTAGATACCGCCCAGAAGAAACTGGAAAAACTGGAAGCGCGGGAAGAAACCCTTGAAACAGAAATCAGTGACCACGAAGACGCTATCCAGGACTTAGGTACAGAACGCAGCGAACTCTTAGCCGAGAACCAGGAGCAACTAGAGAAGGACCAGCGCCTGGAACGAGAAATCAACGAAGTCCGAGGCGAAATAGAAGACGCGACGGACGAACTCCTAGAGCGGATGCGCTCTCCCAGTCAACTTCACAGAGACTTCCACGACGACATGGGAAAACTGGTGAAGAACATGAACATCATGGAGCTGCCGAAACCCACCTCCCAAGAGTTCTTCACCGAGCTATCCAAACGCCCGAAATGCATCTGCGGCAGGGAAATCGACGAAGAACACGCCAAAACCATTCTGACCAACGCCGACCACTACCTTTCAGAAGAAGATATCGGCGTCCTCAATCTGCTCAAAGAAAACCTGCGAGGAGTACCCGACTTCGAGGACTATGAAGACAAGTTCGAGGAGTTAGATGATAAACGGGAGAAGTTGGAGCAGAAAAAGCAGGAGAAAGGCAGAGTCGACCTTGACGA contains:
- a CDS encoding DEAD/DEAH box helicase family protein; translation: MVSSDKGLRDLDLPDVIETSDVDFAEEFYNPALSVSVEYKRGVGYFTSNWFKHASRGLKGLAENEGTAKWIISPILEEEDWEALQKGEEAKRSQELYDRLKNLVSDIEEGLEKETQNTIAWMIADGLLDIKLAITGENLSGDFHDKWGIMRDANDDKIAFHGSQNDSSKGFSNYESYTVFISWDSEREANKLAKHERRFDDIWDNAKRGVYSLSLPDSISLNIAELRDDDRPYDNPSESRKLTSAYRWRHQEVAVNKFLENGHGILDMATGTGKTRTSLKILNRLLRQDAVENIVVATRGNDLLDQWYDTLSESFSADEMWIYQEYDGDHDLSQFLTKNRDKLEALIISYDNLHEVIENDVNNKIPRSLLIADEVHNIGSDTRQANLTGKLEAFKHRLGLSATPFDPYDPDRNDFIRDEVGPVVYEFSAEDAIKRGILTELDYTPLFYELSEEDKEEQKAAFGKYSGLKQQNPNIPKSQLYIMLAKVRKTSEEKLPVFREYLENNPEILEGCLIFVETKEYGHKVQKIIHNHTKSYRTYYGEDPEETLEAFSNGDISTLVSSKAISEGIDIKSVKNIILFTSNRSKGTTIQRIGRALRTDPDNPGKTANIVDFVVRSDIEEEPEDNEDDEDDEVDIPPDKIRYDWLNDLSKVSKEEN
- a CDS encoding CxC ATPase DNA modification system associated small protein; the encoded protein is MAKPEVEEIVEEVMEKHGQSDVVKERFLNFYENAIEENFGGNDLQGLINTVELTEEERLDGS
- a CDS encoding AAA family ATPase gives rise to the protein MDLRITGFRYHNIREFKDLEIDLTRDGEDAHHISLVQMPNGTGKTTTMDLIRTVLVGKDLSKNKEGELTVSNLEPEDFDAIEGWFEADFKSNDTPFTFRLELDYETYDHQYRTITPSETGGGDMLGHSLPNHELNTIINESFANLFVFNGELTQDFIQTGKDEAENALKIVNYLNRIEDQRNKIPQEVEEKQNEEEVTSVKSESGYRNLKGRLDTAQKKLEKLEAREETLETEISDHEDAIQDLGTERSELLAENQEQLEKDQRLEREINEVRGEIEDATDELLERMRSPSQLHRDFHDDMGKLVKNMNIMELPKPTSQEFFTELSKRPKCICGREIDEEHAKTILTNADHYLSEEDIGVLNLLKENLRGVPDFEDYEDKFEELDDKREKLEQKKQEKGRVDLDDPDLSERLEKITEQKEEEKRQKRQKEEELRKLTSTDKNEREELGLDWKNNIHLCRQKVQERKKEVREASNTVNFGKKADKLESIFDEFIDRYLNELKHNQIDETNQRLKKILGLSQVQIEAIDNSIRIKGKEDVSEGQSLSIAYAYLSTLFEDSAIDVPFVIDSPAVSIDYEKRAEVAPIISNLFDQLVIFVISSERERFVSELDSGDIKYCTIHKTEQPGEVEKSLDKDYFMDFQSETEEEQLEEVA